The sequence below is a genomic window from Clostridium putrefaciens.
TGCTTAACCTGAATTAATATTTCTTCGGAAATCTTAAAAGTACCTTTACTCATAAAAACATACCTCCAAAAATTTAATAAGATACAAATACCTAAGAGTAAACATGTTATTACATTGTAATGATAGGTATTGTATATCACATTTAAACGTTATCATATATATAGTATACTATATTAAATGTAAGAATGATACAAACTTTAAAAATATTATTATGAAAATTATAATATTTTATTATAATCCTAATATAATCTTAAAGGTTTTGTTACTAAGCAGTTAAATGGTTAAAGTTACCTGGATATTAATTTGTAATATGCACACAATATTATTATAGAGAGGTGATTCCGATGGAAAAAGATTTTAACAACAATTATTTAGGCTTATACCGAAAATGATTTTAAGGTCTCCATATATTCACTAATCTTGTTGCCAGGGAATAGAAATATTCCCTGGTTTTATTTAATTAAATATTTATAAAATATATATTTAATTATATAACTTGTTGTAGTAAGATTAATGTATATAATAATAAAAAAGTTAAGATGTAAGAATCTTAGCTACTATAAAAAATTCAAAACTCAAATATTAAAATTTAATAATATATAACTAAAAGGAGATTTAAATATGAAAAATTTTAATTACTCAATTCCAACAAAGATATTTTTTGGAAGAGATCAGATAAACGTTTTAGGAGATCAGATAAAGAAGTATGGTTCTAAGGTTCTGCTTGTTTATGGTGGTGGAAGTATAAAGAAAAGCGGATTATATGAAAAGGTTGTAGATATCTTCAATAAAAACAACATTATATTTTGGGAACTTCCAGGTGTAGAGCCAAATCCAAGAATAACAAGTGTAAGAAAAGGAGCAGAAATTTGCAAGCAAAATCATATAGATATCATCCTTGCTGTAGGGGGAGGAAGTTCAATTGATTGTTCAAAGGTTATAGGAGCAGCTGCATGCTATGATGGAGAACCATGGGACCTGGTTATAGATCCAAGAAAAATAAAAAAGGTTCTTCCAATTGCAAGCATACTTACATTAGCAGCTACGGGATCTGAAATGGATGCGGGCGCAGTAATTACAAATTTAGAAACTAATCAAAAACTTGGAACAGGTCATAAAGATATGGCTCCTAAGTTTTCAATTTTGGATCCAACAAATACATTTACTGTGCCAAAGAGCCAAACAGCAGCGGGTACGGCAGATATAATGAGTCATATTTTTGAAGTGTATTTCAATAATACAAAAGGAGTTTATCTTCAAGATAGAATGGCCGAAGCGCTACTTAAAACTTGTATAAATTATGGTTCAAAGGCAATGGAAAATCCTGAAGATTATGAAGCTAGATCTAACCTTATGTGGGCATCAAGCCTTGCAATAAATGGGCTTTTAACCTATGGAAAAGAAACAAAATGGAGTGTTCATCCAATGGAACATGAGTTAAGTGCATTTTATGATATTACTCACGGTGTAGGACTTGCAATATTAACACCACATTGGATGAAGTATGTTTTAAATGATCATACACTAAATAAATTTGTTGAATATGGAGTTAATGTTTGGAATATTGATGAGAATTTAGACAAATATGAAATAGCACATAAGTCAATAGAAGAAACAAAGAAGTTCTTTATATCTTTAGGTATACCTTCTACATTAAGGGAAGTTGGTATAGAAGAAGAAAGTTTAGAAAAGATGGCAAATCAATCTACTGTAAGAGGTAGTATTGGTAATTTCCTACCTTTAGATTCAAAGGATATACTAAATATATATAAAGCAGCATTGTAATAAAAACAGTAGTAATTACTATTGTAAAATCATAGTAATGTAAAGTGGAAATAAGTATATATTTAAATTAAGATAAAGATTAAGTATTAAATCATGATATGAACAGCATAGAAGGCACCTAGAATTAACATTATTCTAGATGCCTTTTTTATTAATATGTGTATAGATGCATATTAATAGTTAAATTTGAATATATTAAAATGAGCTATTAAGCATAATTCGAATTACAGGAGTATTTTTGTGTATTATGTAAACTAGTTTGTTAAGGGAGGATAAATATGGATAATGAAAATTTAACATTAAAGTCAGACCTTGAGATTTATACATTCGGCGACTTTGATGTAAAGTACAAAGGAATTTCTATAGTTTATAAATTTAATAACAGTCCTCAAATTTTCAACTTGTTCATGTTTTTTATATCATATAGACATAGAATTTTAAGTGCCGAGTTTATAGAAGAAAATTTATGGGAAGACAAAGAGTATCAAGATTCAAAAAGTGTTATAAAAGGGCAAATATTTAGATTGAGAAAGCTAATAAAAGAGGCTAGCTTAGAAGAATGTAATGGTGAGTTAGAAAAATATATTGAAATTGAATTTAAAAGTGGAGGCTATTCTCTTAATCTAAAAGGAGATTATTTTATTGATAATGAGGAATTTCAAAAGAAAATCAAAATTATTAAGAGGGCTGAAGAGTTAGAGATAGTAGATATAGAAGGAGACCTATTTAAACAGCTTCAAATGACCGTGAATTATGATGGTGAAGAGTTATATAGTGGGAGTTTAGGTGACTTTTCAAAGGAAAATTTATATTTAGCTGATTTTCAAAAGGGAGATAGTAAAGAAATAGATATAAATGTATATCTTCAAGGAGAAGAAACAGATAATAGGTATCAAGATAAATATATTAAGTCACAGTGGATATTTACAGCAAATGTAGATGGAAATCAAAAGATGGATAAAGCTAAAGGGAATAACATCTGGGGACTCCCTAAAACTGGAGGCGTAAGTTTAATTACACTTTGTGTAGCTGGTGTAGCTTTAATGTTAGTTGGAGTGGAAAAGTTATTAACAAATAAAGAAAGAACAGATAAGACTAACTTCTAAAGATTAATAAAGATATAATGATTAGAAGTTTACTAAGAATGAAAGTTAAAAGGGAGATAGAAGATTACTCTAGCTCTCTTTTTAGTTTTAGATATATATTTATTAGTAAAGATATAATTTTATATGTTATAATGTATTAAATATTATAGAGTGCAAAAGTAATATTTAATATATTATAAATTAAGAAAATAGGAGTATATAAAGCAATGAAAGAACTTAATATTGATTTAGATTTACTTTTAGAATCATTTTCAATTAATGAAGATGATTTAGGTAAGGAATATTTAGATACTAATACAGGTGAGATTATGAATATTCCTTCTGAATTAGAGAGTATAGCAAAAGGAAGCTTTGAAGAATCGAAACTAGAAGATTGGCAAAAAGAATTATTAGAAGAGTCATTTAAGATTAAAAAAGACAATAATGGTAGATACATAATTATACCTACTATTTCAGAAGACTATATAAATAATGTTATGATAAGCTTTGTAAATGAAAATATAGTTTCTAAGGATATTGAAAATAAACTTAAAGAGGCCTTGAGTGGGAATACAGCCTTTAGGAGTTTTAAAAGTATATTATTTGAAAATCATTATGAACTAGATCAGTGGCATGAATATGAAGAACATAAATTAAAAGATTATGTTGTAAGTTGGCTCTTTAGTAATAACATTATAATGAAATAGAAGAATCTTGAAAACATTCAAGGTTCTTTTTTGTTGGGTTCTTGTCCCAATTAGAAAGATGATTATCAACTATAACTATTGCAAATAAATCTAATGTTTTAAAAAAAGTAAGGCTTTGCTGAATATTATAATGATATAATTAGTATAGTTATATTAGCAGTGAATCAAGAAGATAGGAATATTATTGTTACACATTTAACTTATATGAGGTGATTTCGTTGACTTTAGCAACTACAATAAATATCCAAAAGTTTTCAGTTCATGATGGACCGGGAATTCGTACCACGGTGTTCTTGAAAGGATGTCCTTTAAATTGTTGGTGGTGTCATAATCCAGAAAGTCAAAATAAAAAACATGAAATCCTGTTTTTTAAGGAGCGGTGTACGGGGTGTGGTGTATGTGTTAAAAGATGCCCTGAAAATGCTATTGAAATCAAAGGTGGGTATCCAGTAACAGATAAAGACAAATGTATACTTTGTGGTAAGTGTTCAGATTTTTGTCCTACAAATGCTAAAGAATATGTAGGACAAGACCTATCAGTTAAAGAAATTATGAAAGAAATTATAAAAGATCAAGTATTTTATGAGGAATCAGAAGGGGGAGTAACATTTTCAGGTGGAGAACCTATGTTATATAAAGACTTTTTAAATGAAGTATTAAAAGCTTGTAAAATTCGGGGTATCCATACAGCAATAGATACAAGTGGTGAGGCACCCTTTGAAAGTTTTGATGAAATAAAGGATAATGTAGATTTATTTTTATATGATATTAAAATCATGGATACTAGAAGGCATAAAAAATACACAGGGGTTGGCAATGAATTAATTCTTGAAAATTTGAAAAGGTTATCAGACTCTGGTGCTAATATATTTGTAAGGATGCCTATCATTGCAGGAATTAATGATGATGATTTAAATATAGATGCGAGTGTTGCTTATTTGTCGAAATTAAATATAATACAAGTTAATTTATTACCATATCATAAAATGGGTATGGATAAATATAAAAGATTAGACATTAGGTATAAGTTATCTGGTATGGAAAAGCCATCAGATGTAAGGTTAGAAGAAATAAAGGATAAATTCAACAAAGCAGGTATTAAAGTGAAGATAGGAGGGGGATAATTATGATAACTAATAGGGTAAAAAGATTAAGGGAAGAGAGTTTAAATGCAGTTCCTCGTATTTCTATGGAAAGAGCACAGGTGGTAGATAGGGTGTATAAACTTTACGAAGGTAAGGTTTCTGTACCAGTTATTAGAGCTTTAGTTTTGAAAGAATTTATGTCTACAAAGAAACTTTGCATAAATGAGGGTGAATTAATAGTTGGAGAAAGAGGGGAAGAGCCAGCAGCTACTCCTACTTATCCGGAATTATGCTGTCACACTACTTGGGATATGGAGATAATGAATAAGCGTGAAAATATATCTTTTAAGGTTAAGGATGGAGATATAAAGATGCAAAAAGACGTTATAATTCCTTTTTGGGAAAAAAGATCAATAAGACATAAGATACTTGAAAATATGACAGAAGAGTGGAAGCATTGTTATAAGGCAGGTATATTCACAGAATTTATGGAGCAAAGAGGTCCTGGACATACAGTTTGTGATGATAAGATATATAAAAAAGGATTTTTAGATTTTAAAAAAGATATTGAAGATTCTATAAAAGGTCTTGATTTTAATGAGGATAATGAAGCCTTAGATAAAAAAAACCAGTTAGAGGCTATGAGTATAGCTTGTGATGCAATAATGATACTAGGTAAACGTTATTCTGAGTATGCAAAAGAACTTGCAGAAAAAGAAACTGATTTAATGGCTAGGGAAGAGCTTCTTGAAATTTCTAAGGTATGTAGTCATGTTCCAGCAAATGCTCCAAGAAACTTTAGAGAGGCGCTTCAAATGTATTGGTTCGTTCATCTTTGTGTTATTTCTGAATTAAATCCATGGGATGCTTATAATCCAGGAAGATTAGATCAACATTTAAATCCTTTTTATGAAAGGGAAATAGAAGGAGGTACATTAACTCATGATAAGGCAGAAGAATTATTACAATGCTTTTGGGTTAAATTTAATAATCAGCCTGCTCCTCCAAAGGTTGGAATCACATTAAAGGAAAGTGCAACTTATACAGACTTTGCTAATATTAATGTAGGTGGAGTTAAGGTTGATGGAGCAGATGGAGTTAATGATGTAAGCTACATGCTATTAGATGTTATAGATGAAATGAAACTTTTACAACCAAGTTCAAATGTTCAAATAAGCAAGAAGAGTCCACAAAAATTCGTTAAAAGAGCTTGTGAGATTTCAAGAAAAGGATGGGGGCAACCATCTATGTTTAATACAGATGCTGTAATTCAAGAACTTATTAATGCAGGGAAATCTTTAGAAGATGCTAGATGTGGTGGGAATAGCGGATGTGTTGAAACGGGAGCTTTTGGTAAGGAAGCATATATTCTTACAGGATACTTTAATTTACCT
It includes:
- a CDS encoding iron-containing alcohol dehydrogenase is translated as MKNFNYSIPTKIFFGRDQINVLGDQIKKYGSKVLLVYGGGSIKKSGLYEKVVDIFNKNNIIFWELPGVEPNPRITSVRKGAEICKQNHIDIILAVGGGSSIDCSKVIGAAACYDGEPWDLVIDPRKIKKVLPIASILTLAATGSEMDAGAVITNLETNQKLGTGHKDMAPKFSILDPTNTFTVPKSQTAAGTADIMSHIFEVYFNNTKGVYLQDRMAEALLKTCINYGSKAMENPEDYEARSNLMWASSLAINGLLTYGKETKWSVHPMEHELSAFYDITHGVGLAILTPHWMKYVLNDHTLNKFVEYGVNVWNIDENLDKYEIAHKSIEETKKFFISLGIPSTLREVGIEEESLEKMANQSTVRGSIGNFLPLDSKDILNIYKAAL
- a CDS encoding winged helix-turn-helix domain-containing protein, yielding MDNENLTLKSDLEIYTFGDFDVKYKGISIVYKFNNSPQIFNLFMFFISYRHRILSAEFIEENLWEDKEYQDSKSVIKGQIFRLRKLIKEASLEECNGELEKYIEIEFKSGGYSLNLKGDYFIDNEEFQKKIKIIKRAEELEIVDIEGDLFKQLQMTVNYDGEELYSGSLGDFSKENLYLADFQKGDSKEIDINVYLQGEETDNRYQDKYIKSQWIFTANVDGNQKMDKAKGNNIWGLPKTGGVSLITLCVAGVALMLVGVEKLLTNKERTDKTNF
- a CDS encoding UPF0158 family protein encodes the protein MKELNIDLDLLLESFSINEDDLGKEYLDTNTGEIMNIPSELESIAKGSFEESKLEDWQKELLEESFKIKKDNNGRYIIIPTISEDYINNVMISFVNENIVSKDIENKLKEALSGNTAFRSFKSILFENHYELDQWHEYEEHKLKDYVVSWLFSNNIIMK
- a CDS encoding trans-4-hydroxy-L-proline dehydratase activase; its protein translation is MTLATTINIQKFSVHDGPGIRTTVFLKGCPLNCWWCHNPESQNKKHEILFFKERCTGCGVCVKRCPENAIEIKGGYPVTDKDKCILCGKCSDFCPTNAKEYVGQDLSVKEIMKEIIKDQVFYEESEGGVTFSGGEPMLYKDFLNEVLKACKIRGIHTAIDTSGEAPFESFDEIKDNVDLFLYDIKIMDTRRHKKYTGVGNELILENLKRLSDSGANIFVRMPIIAGINDDDLNIDASVAYLSKLNIIQVNLLPYHKMGMDKYKRLDIRYKLSGMEKPSDVRLEEIKDKFNKAGIKVKIGGG
- the hypD gene encoding trans-4-hydroxy-L-proline dehydratase, with the protein product MITNRVKRLREESLNAVPRISMERAQVVDRVYKLYEGKVSVPVIRALVLKEFMSTKKLCINEGELIVGERGEEPAATPTYPELCCHTTWDMEIMNKRENISFKVKDGDIKMQKDVIIPFWEKRSIRHKILENMTEEWKHCYKAGIFTEFMEQRGPGHTVCDDKIYKKGFLDFKKDIEDSIKGLDFNEDNEALDKKNQLEAMSIACDAIMILGKRYSEYAKELAEKETDLMAREELLEISKVCSHVPANAPRNFREALQMYWFVHLCVISELNPWDAYNPGRLDQHLNPFYEREIEGGTLTHDKAEELLQCFWVKFNNQPAPPKVGITLKESATYTDFANINVGGVKVDGADGVNDVSYMLLDVIDEMKLLQPSSNVQISKKSPQKFVKRACEISRKGWGQPSMFNTDAVIQELINAGKSLEDARCGGNSGCVETGAFGKEAYILTGYFNLPKILEITLNNGIDIITGEKLGIETGNANDFKTYDELFEAYKKQLKHFIEIKVRGNRVIERIYATMMPVPFLSIVTDDCISNGKDYNAGGARYNVSYIQGVGIGTITDALTAIKYQVFDKKNITMDELSKTLKDNFKGHEDVLKLLKDKTPKYGNDNDYADDVMKEIFEAFFKEVDGRKNGKGGVFKINMLPTTCHVYFGSVIGATPNGRKAYVPLSEGISPEKGADLKGPTAVIKSASKMDHLKTGGTLLNQKFTPSVVEGEKGLNNMADLVRTYFKLDGHHIQFNVVNKEVLIEAQKSPDEYKDLIVRVAGYSDYFNNLDEVLQNEIIDRTEQTFA